Genomic segment of Catenibacterium mitsuokai:
CATTCAATATTCATTCATGCTATAATGAACCCGATTATAGAAAAGAAGGAAAGGTGAATTGTATGATTGGTTTTTACAACTATACAGTCATTCTAACATATTGTAGTTTAATCAGTGCGATTGTCGGAACTCACTTCGCATTTGAACACAATTATGTTTTGGCATTATTCTGTCTTATGCTTTGTGGTTTTTTTGATTCTTTCGATGGTATCGTTGCACGTTCAAAAAAGGACAGAACAGAAGAAGAAAAGAAGTTTGGTATTCAGATTGATTCTCTTGTAGATTTAATCAGTTTTGGTGTTTATCCTGCAATCATTGCCTATTCAATGGGATTCAAAAGTTTCCCTTGTTTAATCATCTTTATTATATATATTCTTGGTGCTGTTATTCGTCT
This window contains:
- a CDS encoding CDP-alcohol phosphatidyltransferase family protein — its product is MIGFYNYTVILTYCSLISAIVGTHFAFEHNYVLALFCLMLCGFFDSFDGIVARSKKDRTEEEKKFGIQIDSLVDLISFGVYPAIIAYSMGFKSFPCLIIFIIYILGAVIRLGYFNVMEDMRQQQTTEKRKYYQGLPVTSSCLIFPMIYCLTVCLSVPQVQFVYLIGLLVVGILFVANIKVIKPDFKGVLGLIGFGIILLIILIIKGVVLI